From the Leptospira montravelensis genome, one window contains:
- a CDS encoding KamA family radical SAM protein yields the protein MTWSDWKWQLQNRITTLGDLEEKLTLTEEERESFTPALAEFSFAVTPYYLERIDKKNPNCPIRKQIIPRSGELRKKPNEVEDPLAEERYMPVKGVTHRYPDRAIWYISHVCAVYCRFCTRKRKVSDPEETPNRSEWEKALSYFKTHTEVREVILSGGDPLTLSDSSLDYLLGELKSIPHINQVRIHTRHPVTMPMRLTESLNEVFAKHFPLYMVTHFNHPNEISEETKMYVMRMIKTGFVSIFNQSVLLSGINDDEKILSELNYKLISIGIKPYYLHQCDEVFGSSDFVVPIERGIEIYRKLRGYHSGITIPNYVKDLTGGGGKVLLSPNYLQKKTPSGYLFQNYLGDEYEVGH from the coding sequence ATGACCTGGTCGGATTGGAAATGGCAATTACAAAACCGAATCACTACCCTTGGCGATTTGGAAGAAAAACTAACTCTAACCGAAGAAGAGAGGGAAAGTTTTACCCCCGCACTTGCGGAATTTAGTTTTGCCGTCACTCCCTATTATTTAGAAAGGATCGACAAAAAAAATCCCAACTGTCCCATTCGAAAACAAATCATCCCTCGATCAGGTGAACTTAGAAAAAAACCAAACGAAGTAGAAGATCCCCTAGCAGAAGAACGTTATATGCCTGTGAAAGGAGTGACCCACCGTTATCCAGACCGTGCGATTTGGTACATTTCTCATGTCTGTGCTGTGTACTGTCGATTTTGCACCAGGAAACGAAAGGTATCAGATCCGGAAGAAACTCCCAATCGAAGCGAATGGGAGAAAGCCCTTTCCTACTTTAAAACTCATACAGAAGTAAGAGAGGTCATCCTGTCCGGTGGAGATCCACTTACCTTATCCGATTCTTCCCTTGATTATCTTTTGGGGGAATTAAAATCTATCCCTCATATCAATCAAGTAAGGATTCACACCCGACACCCAGTCACTATGCCAATGCGACTGACAGAATCTTTAAACGAAGTTTTTGCCAAACATTTTCCTTTGTATATGGTCACTCATTTTAACCATCCGAATGAAATTTCGGAAGAAACTAAAATGTATGTTATGCGAATGATCAAAACAGGTTTTGTATCTATTTTTAACCAATCTGTTTTATTATCGGGAATCAATGATGATGAAAAAATTTTGTCAGAGCTCAACTACAAACTAATCAGTATAGGAATTAAACCTTATTACCTCCACCAATGTGATGAAGTATTTGGAAGTTCTGACTTTGTTGTACCCATAGAAAGAGGAATTGAAATCTATCGAAAACTCCGTGGTTATCATTCTGGAATCACTATTCCCAATTATGTAAAAGATCTTACTGGTGGTGGGGGAAAAGTGCTTCTCTCTCCTAACTATTTACAAAAGAAAACACCAAGTGGATATCTGTTTCAAAACTATTTAGGAGATGAATATGAAGTCGGACATTAA
- the msrB gene encoding peptide-methionine (R)-S-oxide reductase MsrB, whose product MKRAFLPILFCFFFVLGWFVIPSCSESSSHSPKKIENPELRKKLTDLQYRVTQEGETEPAFQNEYWDNHEEGIYVDIVSKEPLFSSKDKFESGTGWPSFTKPLVGGNVVEVADHSYGMTRTEVRSKKANSHLGHVFDDGPAPTNKRYCMNSAAMEFIPKGKLKERGYGSFLSE is encoded by the coding sequence ATGAAACGAGCCTTTCTTCCCATTTTATTTTGTTTCTTTTTTGTACTCGGATGGTTTGTGATACCTTCCTGTTCTGAATCCTCTTCTCATTCTCCAAAAAAAATAGAGAATCCTGAACTCCGAAAAAAACTCACCGATCTTCAATACCGTGTTACACAAGAAGGTGAAACGGAACCTGCTTTTCAGAATGAATATTGGGACAATCATGAAGAAGGAATCTATGTTGATATTGTTTCGAAAGAACCTCTCTTTAGTTCGAAAGACAAGTTTGAATCGGGGACAGGTTGGCCAAGTTTTACAAAGCCGCTTGTAGGTGGCAATGTGGTGGAAGTCGCTGATCATTCTTATGGGATGACACGAACCGAAGTACGTTCTAAAAAAGCCAATTCTCATTTGGGCCATGTATTTGATGATGGACCCGCGCCAACAAACAAACGTTACTGCATGAATTCGGCTGCGATGGAGTTTATCCCCAAAGGTAAACTAAAAGAAAGAGGCTATGGGTCTTTTCTTTCGGAATAG
- a CDS encoding hybrid sensor histidine kinase/response regulator, with protein sequence MMIAPLPKNETARLSALKGLEILDTPEEEMFDEITKLASMICNVPISLVSLIDETRQWFKSHHGLHTRETPRSLAFCSHAILGDELFVVPNAKLDPRFKNNPLVNEAPNVIFYAGIPLALDDHIKLGTLCVIDNKPRELNENQIQMLRLLGKQTIRLLQMRKATERLEIEKLSAERATAAKRDFIAAISHDIRNPLNSLLGMSEMIRETDLDPTILGYVDHIKNAGEVILHLVNDTIEISRLEENASVSNLEWFELYQCLHILDSFFKTETKRKQLEFKLQNFTNQNLLIHSDKRKIEKILWNLTANAVKFTNKGEITCSVSLETKTNEKGILLIEVKDTGPGISPEVKDKLFQKYNQFVPEGCGISGSGLGLSIVKLSLEELEGAVEVESKLGEGSTFKVTIPILWKLEEKNGNNSCALATNLNQIPKFSKQQKVLIADDNDLNRKVLKSYLKPFGFEIKETSNGFDTERELLHSPYDIAFLDIEMPGKHGTEIAKGISGKPNRPVLFACTGLCMPEEKEQILNSGFEYFMPKPYLKEELYAHLTEIAKKHP encoded by the coding sequence ATGATGATCGCCCCTTTACCGAAAAATGAGACCGCGCGTCTTTCGGCGTTAAAAGGGCTCGAAATTCTAGACACTCCCGAAGAGGAGATGTTTGATGAAATTACAAAACTTGCATCGATGATTTGTAATGTTCCTATTTCACTTGTTAGTCTCATTGATGAAACAAGACAATGGTTCAAATCGCATCATGGATTACATACACGAGAAACTCCCAGGTCCCTTGCCTTTTGTTCCCATGCAATTTTAGGAGATGAACTTTTTGTTGTTCCCAATGCGAAACTAGACCCTCGGTTTAAAAATAATCCCTTAGTGAATGAAGCTCCCAATGTAATCTTCTATGCCGGGATCCCACTGGCTCTCGATGACCACATTAAACTCGGAACTTTATGTGTGATTGATAACAAACCGAGAGAACTCAATGAAAATCAAATCCAAATGCTTCGCCTTCTTGGAAAACAAACCATTCGTCTCTTACAAATGCGAAAGGCAACTGAACGTTTAGAAATAGAAAAATTATCTGCAGAAAGAGCCACCGCCGCCAAACGTGATTTTATTGCAGCGATTAGTCATGATATTAGGAACCCATTAAATTCCCTACTTGGTATGTCGGAAATGATTCGTGAAACGGATTTAGATCCAACCATTCTCGGTTATGTGGATCATATCAAAAATGCTGGAGAAGTCATTTTACATTTAGTCAATGATACAATTGAAATCTCAAGACTAGAAGAGAATGCCAGTGTTTCGAATCTTGAATGGTTTGAACTTTATCAATGTTTACATATTTTAGATTCTTTTTTCAAAACAGAAACCAAACGGAAACAATTAGAATTTAAACTTCAAAACTTTACGAATCAAAATTTACTAATTCATTCAGACAAAAGAAAAATCGAAAAGATTTTATGGAATCTAACCGCCAATGCAGTTAAATTTACAAACAAAGGAGAAATCACTTGCTCCGTGTCTCTGGAAACAAAAACGAATGAAAAGGGAATTTTGTTGATAGAAGTAAAAGACACAGGTCCTGGCATTTCTCCTGAGGTTAAGGACAAACTCTTTCAGAAATACAACCAATTCGTTCCAGAAGGATGTGGGATATCAGGATCTGGCCTTGGACTATCCATTGTTAAACTTTCATTGGAAGAGTTGGAGGGAGCCGTTGAAGTAGAATCTAAGTTAGGTGAAGGTTCTACTTTTAAAGTAACGATTCCCATCCTTTGGAAATTAGAGGAAAAAAATGGGAACAATTCTTGTGCCTTGGCAACCAATCTGAACCAAATACCAAAATTTTCTAAACAACAAAAAGTACTTATCGCCGATGACAACGATCTGAACAGGAAAGTCCTTAAAAGTTATTTAAAACCCTTCGGATTTGAAATCAAAGAAACAAGCAATGGATTTGATACAGAAAGAGAACTACTCCATTCTCCCTACGATATCGCCTTTTTGGACATCGAAATGCCAGGGAAACACGGAACTGAAATTGCGAAGGGAATCAGCGGAAAACCAAATCGACCTGTTCTTTTTGCTTGTACTGGGCTTTGTATGCCAGAGGAAAAAGAACAAATTCTAAACTCAGGATTTGAATATTTTATGCCCAAACCCTACCTAAAAGAAGAATTATACGCCCATTTGACAGAAATTGCCAAAAAACACCCGTAA